One genomic segment of Drosophila melanogaster chromosome 3R includes these proteins:
- the RpS25 gene encoding ribosomal protein S25, isoform B, with product MPPKKDAKSSAKQPQKTQKKKEGSGGGKAKKKKWSKGKVRDKLNNQVLFDKATYEKLYKEVPAYKLITPSVVSERLKIRGSLAKRALIELREKGLIKQVVQHHSQVIYTRATKGDEA from the exons ATG CCGCCTAAGAAGGACGCGAAGTCTTCGGCCAAGCAGCCGCAAAAGACACAAAAGAAGAAGGAGGGATCCGGCGGCGGCAaggccaagaagaagaagtggTCCAAGGGAAAAGTCAGGGACAAGCTGAACAACCAGGTGCTGTTCGACAAGGCCACCTACGAGAAGCTGTACAAGGAAGTGCCCGCCTACAAGCTGATCACCCCATCGGTGGTCTCCGAGCGTCTGAAGATCCGCGGCTCCCTGGCCAAGCGTGCTCTCATCGAGCTGCGCGAGAAGG GTCTGATCAAGCAGGTCGTGCAGCATCATTCCCAGGTCATCTACACACGTGCCACCAAGGGTGATGAGGCGTAA